A region of Polynucleobacter sp. JS-Mosq-20-D10 DNA encodes the following proteins:
- a CDS encoding rod shape-determining protein — protein MFGFFRSYFSNDLAIDLGTANTLIYMRERGIVLDEPSVVAIRTEGGPNGKKTILAVGKEAKAMLGRVPGNIEAIRPMKDGVIADFTITEQMLKQFIKMVHESKLLKPSPRIIICVPCGSTQVERRAIRESALGAGASQVFLIEEPMAAAIGAGLPVSEAAGSMVVDIGGGTTEVGVMSLGGMVYKGSVRVGGDKFDEAITNYIRRNYGMLIGEQTAELIKKTIGSAFPGAEVREMEVKGRNLSEGIPRSFTVTSNEILEALTDPLNQIVTAVKAALEQIPPELASDIAERGMMLTGGGALLRDLDRLLLEETGLPIHVAEDPLTCVARGCGIALERMDKLGGVFSQE, from the coding sequence ATGTTTGGTTTTTTTCGCAGCTACTTTTCTAATGACCTGGCCATCGACCTAGGTACCGCTAACACCTTAATTTACATGCGTGAAAGAGGTATTGTGCTTGATGAACCTTCAGTTGTGGCAATTCGTACTGAAGGCGGCCCAAATGGCAAAAAAACCATTTTGGCGGTTGGAAAAGAAGCAAAAGCCATGCTGGGACGGGTTCCTGGAAATATTGAGGCCATTCGCCCAATGAAAGACGGTGTTATTGCCGACTTCACCATTACTGAGCAGATGCTCAAGCAATTTATCAAAATGGTGCATGAAAGTAAGTTGCTCAAGCCAAGCCCACGCATCATTATTTGCGTTCCTTGCGGCTCCACCCAAGTTGAGCGTCGCGCTATTCGCGAATCCGCATTAGGTGCAGGCGCATCACAAGTATTTTTAATCGAAGAGCCCATGGCTGCCGCGATTGGTGCAGGTCTGCCAGTCTCCGAGGCGGCTGGTTCCATGGTCGTTGATATTGGCGGCGGTACAACTGAAGTTGGCGTGATGTCACTAGGTGGCATGGTTTACAAAGGCTCCGTTCGTGTTGGCGGTGATAAGTTTGATGAAGCCATAACCAACTACATTCGTCGTAACTACGGCATGTTGATCGGGGAACAAACCGCTGAGTTGATTAAAAAAACGATTGGCTCTGCTTTCCCTGGGGCTGAAGTACGCGAGATGGAAGTGAAAGGTCGCAACCTTTCTGAAGGTATTCCACGAAGCTTCACTGTTACCAGTAATGAGATTTTGGAAGCCTTAACTGATCCATTGAATCAAATCGTCACTGCTGTAAAAGCAGCTCTCGAACAGATTCCACCCGAGCTCGCATCAGATATCGCTGAGCGAGGCATGATGCTAACTGGTGGTGGCGCACTTTTGCGCGACCTCGATCGCCTATTGCTAGAAGAAACTGGTCTGCCAATTCATGTTGCTGAAGATCCACTCACTTGCGTCGCTCGTGGTTGCGGTATTGCATTAGA
- the gatC gene encoding Asp-tRNA(Asn)/Glu-tRNA(Gln) amidotransferase subunit GatC, with protein sequence MKLNDVQRIAHLSSLELSQAEAEAVLPQLQAVFALVEEMQAVDTSGLAPLAHPILFLRDLAQPLRNDMVTEVDHRAENMQSAPAEQDGYFLVPRVIE encoded by the coding sequence ATGAAACTGAATGATGTCCAGCGCATTGCGCACCTTTCCAGCCTTGAGTTAAGTCAGGCAGAAGCCGAGGCGGTATTGCCTCAATTACAGGCCGTGTTTGCTTTAGTCGAGGAGATGCAGGCTGTCGATACGAGCGGTCTCGCCCCCTTGGCGCACCCTATCCTCTTTTTGCGCGATTTGGCGCAACCCTTGCGAAATGACATGGTGACCGAAGTAGATCATCGCGCCGAAAACATGCAATCTGCCCCTGCTGAACAGGATGGCTACTTCTTAGTTCCACGGGTGATCGAATGA